Proteins co-encoded in one Spirosoma endbachense genomic window:
- a CDS encoding esterase produces MKTSRNISPFLLSGAILISMGAVAQMPARTLMPNDTLQSPKVLADKRVMIQIYAPKAEEVSVGGDFPVGNQPLKLAKNDLGVWSIILGPLRPDYYTYILSLDGVRTIDPKNPIIKQGTGSLENIMALPGPETAFEDNRAVPHGEVREVWYPSATLGMQRRMHVYTPPGYEKGTGKYPVFYLLHGAGDEDSGWNTVGRAGFILDNLLAAGKAKPMIVVMPNGSMPRPSQTGTPTAQPMNRARDLFANELLKDIMPTVEKIYRTLPTPESRAIAGLSMGGFQTLDVTLSHPELFTYVGIFSSGFFGASAEEAETKYANVLNDPSFNKGKKLFWISIGKDDFVMESNRKTLALLDKHQIKYQYKETTGGHTWVNWRQYLNEYAPLLFK; encoded by the coding sequence ATGAAAACGTCAAGGAATATCAGCCCTTTCCTTCTTTCAGGGGCAATACTGATTTCAATGGGGGCTGTGGCTCAGATGCCCGCCCGGACGCTAATGCCCAACGATACCTTACAATCGCCTAAGGTACTTGCCGATAAGCGGGTGATGATACAGATTTATGCCCCTAAAGCAGAGGAAGTAAGTGTAGGAGGTGATTTTCCAGTAGGTAACCAACCGCTTAAGTTGGCTAAGAACGACTTGGGTGTCTGGTCCATAATACTCGGTCCCTTGAGACCCGATTACTACACGTACATTTTGTCTCTCGATGGCGTGCGAACCATCGACCCTAAAAATCCGATAATTAAGCAGGGAACTGGCAGTTTAGAAAACATAATGGCTTTACCGGGTCCGGAAACGGCTTTTGAGGATAATAGGGCGGTACCCCATGGCGAAGTGCGAGAAGTCTGGTACCCGTCAGCCACCCTGGGTATGCAACGCCGGATGCACGTCTACACCCCGCCGGGTTACGAAAAGGGAACGGGTAAATATCCGGTCTTTTATTTGCTGCACGGTGCCGGGGATGAGGATTCAGGGTGGAACACAGTCGGACGGGCTGGTTTTATATTGGATAATTTACTGGCCGCCGGAAAGGCCAAACCTATGATTGTCGTCATGCCCAATGGGAGTATGCCACGGCCTTCCCAGACGGGTACGCCTACTGCACAACCAATGAACCGGGCGAGAGATCTGTTTGCGAACGAACTGCTCAAAGACATCATGCCTACGGTAGAAAAAATATACCGAACCCTGCCTACGCCCGAAAGCCGAGCCATCGCGGGTCTTTCAATGGGTGGATTTCAAACCCTGGATGTAACGCTGAGTCATCCGGAATTATTTACCTACGTTGGCATATTTAGTTCTGGTTTTTTTGGTGCTTCCGCCGAGGAGGCTGAAACAAAATACGCCAATGTATTGAACGACCCTTCCTTTAATAAGGGGAAAAAACTATTCTGGATAAGTATTGGTAAGGATGACTTTGTAATGGAGTCCAACAGAAAAACGCTGGCTTTACTCGATAAGCACCAGATCAAGTACCAGTATAAAGAAACCACAGGAGGACATACGTGGGTTAACTGGCGGCAATACCTCAATGAATACGCCCCTTTATTGTTCAAATAA
- a CDS encoding sugar phosphate isomerase/epimerase family protein, with protein sequence MKKILFPVCLAVLFVLGGADSFAQKGKLYTFPIGVESYTYRASFPKSVIATLDTIKALGITDMEGGAPRGMTEDEFKKLCDERGITISATGSGYEQIVKDPEATVKKAKALGASFVMVSWIPHQKAHFNLDNTKKAVEDFNRVGKVLKENGLTFCYHNHGYEFHPYEDGTLYDYIVKNTNPEYVSFEMDILWAQHGGADPVALLKKYGSRYKLMHLKDLKKGIKGDLTGGTPPENDVTLGEGQINIPEILRLAKKAGVKHYYIEDESNHEYEQMPKSIAYLKSLKE encoded by the coding sequence ATGAAAAAAATCCTTTTCCCGGTGTGTTTGGCCGTGTTATTCGTACTCGGTGGAGCCGACAGCTTTGCCCAGAAAGGCAAACTTTATACATTCCCAATTGGTGTTGAGTCGTACACCTATCGAGCTAGCTTTCCGAAGAGCGTGATTGCTACGCTGGATACGATCAAAGCACTGGGCATTACCGATATGGAAGGCGGAGCACCCAGAGGGATGACCGAAGACGAATTTAAAAAGTTGTGCGACGAACGGGGCATTACAATTTCGGCTACTGGTTCGGGTTACGAGCAGATTGTAAAAGACCCAGAAGCAACAGTTAAAAAAGCGAAAGCGTTGGGTGCATCTTTTGTGATGGTTTCCTGGATTCCTCATCAAAAGGCCCATTTCAACCTCGATAATACCAAGAAAGCCGTTGAGGATTTCAACCGGGTGGGCAAGGTTCTAAAAGAAAATGGTCTCACATTCTGCTACCACAACCACGGTTACGAATTTCATCCTTACGAAGATGGCACACTGTATGATTATATCGTCAAGAATACCAACCCCGAATACGTCTCGTTCGAAATGGATATTTTGTGGGCACAACATGGGGGAGCTGACCCGGTAGCCTTGTTGAAAAAATATGGAAGCCGCTACAAGCTAATGCACCTGAAAGATCTAAAAAAAGGCATCAAAGGTGACTTAACGGGTGGCACCCCCCCCGAAAATGACGTCACCCTAGGTGAAGGTCAGATAAACATTCCTGAAATTTTACGGCTGGCTAAAAAGGCGGGCGTCAAACATTATTACATTGAAGATGAGAGCAATCATGAGTACGAACAAATGCCCAAAAGCATTGCGTATCTGAAAAGCTTGAAGGAGTAA
- a CDS encoding AGE family epimerase/isomerase: MKNRFTKSLVILVCLSSALILNRALPASAQHKTDDRKRIADEMEKSIRTEMLNKWYPQAVDKEFGGFLSTFTYDFKPTGPQDKMIVTQARHTWTTAKAAERYPTLSYYKESARHGFLFLRDVMWDKQYGGFYTLVDRQGNVKSDGKEAYGNAFALYALSAYYHMSHDTAALNLAKKSFGWLEQHSHDPVHKGYFQNLRRDGTPIQRDASVPSTASTGYKDQNSSIHLLEALTELYAIWPDQLVGERLEEMLRLVRDVITTPKGNLVLFFQPDWTPVSFRDSSETVVLKHRNLDHVSFGHDVETAYLMLEASQALGLKNDTQTLQVGKRMVDHALANGWDKNVGGFYDQGYYFTNKPGMTIIKESKNWWSQSEGLNTLLLMADKFPNDPQQYFNQYKLLWNYCQTYLIDHQYGEWYEEGLDNDPQRKKGLKGHIWKAAYHSYRALSTCVDESTNKHAVHLTHK, translated from the coding sequence ATGAAGAACCGGTTTACAAAAAGCTTAGTCATACTCGTTTGTCTTTCATCAGCGCTGATCCTCAATCGAGCACTTCCGGCTTCAGCCCAGCATAAGACGGATGACCGAAAGCGCATTGCTGATGAAATGGAAAAATCAATCCGTACTGAAATGCTCAACAAATGGTATCCCCAGGCTGTCGACAAGGAGTTTGGCGGCTTCCTAAGCACCTTCACTTACGATTTTAAACCGACAGGTCCACAGGACAAAATGATTGTGACTCAGGCCCGCCATACCTGGACAACCGCTAAAGCCGCCGAGCGTTACCCGACCCTTTCCTATTACAAAGAAAGCGCCCGGCATGGCTTTCTGTTCCTGCGCGATGTGATGTGGGACAAGCAATACGGTGGTTTCTACACGCTGGTCGACCGGCAGGGTAACGTAAAAAGCGACGGAAAAGAGGCTTACGGAAATGCCTTTGCGCTTTATGCACTGAGCGCTTATTACCACATGTCGCACGATACAGCCGCGCTTAATCTGGCCAAAAAGTCGTTCGGTTGGCTGGAGCAGCATAGTCATGATCCGGTCCACAAGGGTTATTTCCAAAATCTGCGCCGGGATGGTACGCCCATTCAACGCGATGCGTCCGTGCCATCCACTGCCTCTACCGGTTACAAAGATCAGAACAGTTCGATTCACCTGCTGGAAGCCCTGACCGAACTCTACGCCATATGGCCCGACCAACTGGTGGGTGAACGTCTGGAGGAAATGCTGCGGCTGGTGCGCGATGTCATAACAACCCCCAAAGGAAATCTTGTCTTGTTTTTTCAGCCTGACTGGACACCCGTTTCATTCCGGGATTCATCGGAAACGGTTGTGTTGAAGCATCGAAACCTGGACCATGTTTCGTTCGGCCATGATGTTGAAACGGCTTATCTGATGCTGGAAGCATCTCAGGCACTGGGCCTGAAAAACGACACACAAACCTTACAAGTTGGTAAACGAATGGTGGATCATGCGTTAGCCAATGGCTGGGATAAAAACGTAGGTGGCTTCTACGACCAGGGTTATTATTTCACCAATAAACCGGGCATGACTATTATTAAGGAAAGCAAAAACTGGTGGTCCCAGTCCGAAGGGCTAAACACGCTTCTGCTCATGGCTGATAAATTCCCCAACGACCCCCAGCAATACTTCAATCAGTACAAGCTACTATGGAATTACTGCCAGACGTATCTTATTGATCATCAGTATGGCGAATGGTATGAAGAAGGACTTGATAATGATCCCCAACGAAAAAAGGGCTTAAAAGGCCACATTTGGAAAGCCGCTTACCACTCTTACCGGGCCTTGTCGACTTGCGTCGATGAATCAACGAATAAACATGCGGTCCATCTGACTCATAAGTGA